The DNA sequence TTCGTCTTTTTTGAACCCCGTTTAACCTTAGAAACCGCTCCCCTAGCGGCAGAATTTCCCGCAATTTGTGCCTTCATTAACGATCGCCTCAGTGCCGAAGTTCTCGAACATCTCGCAAGCGGCGGAACGAAATTGATTGCCCTGCGTTCTGCCGGATACGATCGCGTCGATCTCGCTGCTGCTGCGCGTTTGGGAATGACCGTTCTCCACGTTCCCGCCTATTCACCCCGCGCCGTAGCCGAACACGCGATCGCGCTAATTTTAATGCTCAATCGCAAGCTTTATCGCGCCTACAATCGCGTCCGCGACGATAACTTTTCTCTCGAAGGATTGCTCGGATTTGACTTACACGGTTCGACGGTTGGCATTGTCGGTACTGGCAAAATTGGACTCTGTTTTGCGGAAATTGCCAAAGGATTTGGCTGCCATCTCCTCGCTTACGATCTCCATCAACATCCAGCTTGTTTGGAACTCGGCGTAAAATATGTCGAACTGCCCGAACTTTTAGCGGCTTCCGATGTTATTTCCCTTCATTGCCCCTTAATCCCTGCAACGCATCATCTGATTAATTCAGAATCCTTGCAGCACCTTAAACCGGGGGCAATGTTAATTAATACCAGTCGCGGCGGTTTAATCGATACGTCAGCCGTTATTCAAGCCTTAAAATCTGGAAAACTGGGATATTTGGGCATCGACGTTTACGAACAAGAAGAAGAATTATTTTTTGAGGATTTATCCAATACCGTTATTCAAGACGATACTTTCCAGTTATTGCAATCCTTTCCAAACGTCGTTATTACCGCCCACCAAGCCTTTTTTACCCGCAATGCCCTTGCGAATATTGCCCAAACAACTCTTTCAAATATTAACGATTTTGCTGAAGGGAAACCCTGTGCCAATCAGGTCAAAGAGTCATAAATTAACGCGGTAGGGGCGAATAGTCCTTCGCCCCTACGTCTCGTTAAAATGCGCCAGAAGTAGAGGGATGTGAAAGTTCTGCACCGCATTCGGGGCAGAATTTATTGGTCATCGAGTTTTTCGCACCGCAGGAGTCACAACGGATAACGCTCGTTGCTTGTTCGACAGGGCTGGGCTTTGGCAATCCAACCATTTCTGCGTTACTCTTACCGGGAGCTACCATTGGATAGCAGTTTTCATCGCGGTTGACGCGCGCATCGAGGAGAACCGGGCCGTTATGGGCGAGCATAGTTGCGATCGCGGCTTGCAATTCGGCGCGATCGCTCACTACCATTCCCTTAATCCCGTAGGCTTCTGCCAATTTAATAAAGTCCGGCATTCCTTTATTCGTCTCGGAAGCCGAGTAACGTTCTCCATGAAAGGCTTGCTGCCACTGACGCACCATGCCCAACCAACCATTATTAATAATAACGGTCTTGACATTTATCCCATACTGTGATAGAGTACCCAACTCTTGCAGGTTCATTTGGAAGCTGGCATCGCCGCTAATACAAATCACCTCTTCTTCGGGCAGTGCCACCTTTGCACCCATTGCCGCAGGCAGACCGTAGCCCATCGTCCCCAAGCCAGCGCTCGAAATCCAGCGGCGCGGGCCGTAGTTAATAAACTGTGCCGCCCACATTTGATGCTGTCCCACATCGGTGGTGTAATAAGCCTTCGGCGCTTGTTTGCCGAGTTCGACGATGACTTCTTGGGGCGAGAGAGTATCGGGATAGTGGGGGACGACGAGGGGATAATCATTGCGCCAGCGGTTGATTTTGTTTAACCAAGGACGGGTTTGTCCTTCCACCGGCTTAAGACCCGATTCTTGTAAGCGCTGCAACAGTTGTTGGAGAACGCAGCGCACGTCGCCGACAATCGGCACTTCGGGGGCGCGGTTTTTGCCAACTTCAGCGGGGTCGATGTCGATATGAATCACCTTTGCTTTTGAGGCAAACTTATCCAAACGTCCGGTTACGCGGTCATCGAAACGCGCGCCCACCGCCACCAACAAGTCGCACTCGCTGACGGCGAAGTTAGCGTAAGCAGTGCCGTGCATCCCCAACATTCCCACCGAGAGGGGGTGATTTTCGTCGAAGATTCCCAATCCCATTAAAGTTGTGGTGACAGGGATTTGGAAGTATTCAGCTAAGCGTTGAACTTCAGCGTAAGCGCCCGCCGCGATCGCGCCGCCACCCACATATAATAAAGGCTGTTCGGCTTGCCGCAACAAGTGCAGCGCTGCATTAATCTGGCGGGGGTTGCCTTTCACCGTTGGGCGGTAGCCGGGGAGATTCACCACTCCCGGTTCCACGGGGATATAATCGAATTCTTCTAACCCCACATCTTTGGGGATATCGATTAACACCGGTCCCGGTCTTCCCGTACTCGCAATATGAAACGCTTCTGCGACGATGCGCGCCATATCTTCTGCGTTACGCACCACATATGAATTTTTGACAATCGGCAGCGTAATCCCGAAAATATCGGTTTCTTGGAACGCATCCGTCCCAATCGCAGGGCGCGGCACTTGTCCGGTAATCACCACCATTGGAATCGAGTCGAGGTGCGCCGTAGCAATCCCCGTCACTAAATTCGTCGCACCGGGGCCGGATGTGCCGAAACAAACCCCAACTTTCCCTGTCGCCCGCGCGTAACCATCTGCTGCGTGGGCTGCACCTTGTTCGTGGCGGACGAGAAAATGTTGTACGTCCCCGCGCGCTTCGGAGCGATACAGTTCGTCATAAATCGGCAGAATTGCACCGCCGGGATAGCCAAAAATATGCTCGACACCGTGGCGCTTGAGACTATCCATGAGCGCAAAAGCTCCGGTTCGGCGCGTCGGTGCGATGGAAGATGATAGATTAGGCTGAACGATTGATGAAACCACGGCTTAACTTAGGAAGTAATGGTAAATAGCTGAAGACTTCAAGCGCAAAGAACTCAGGTTTGGCAGAAAACTTACGGTTGCGACGATGGCGCGAAAGGGGGACAAACCTCAAGTTTTGAGAAGTAATCAGTGTAACATAAATTCTCGCGCGATCGTGCTGTATTTCTTCGGTCAATCTAAAATTTAAACGGCAGGAAATAGGGCGTTTGAACCGATCTTTTGGCAGGCCGCTATTTGAGAATTCTTTTAAGCTTTTTTAACTTTAAAGCGTTGCAAGCAATCTTTCAATTAGAGCAATCGAGATTTTGCATCACCTGCGGCTATCTCTGCAAAAAACCATCCTTGACCCAAGTCCGAAGTCCCGGCGCAAGGTTAATTGTTGTCGTACTTCCTAACCGACTCATTTCAAGCAGCGATCGCCGCCGCAAAGATTCGATAATGGTTAGGCTTTCCATTGCCGATAAGTTTAACACTTGACGCAAGGATGCGATCGCGACGGGGGTAGATTGTTGTGAGAGGAAAGAGAGAGTGTGCTTTTCGGAATCGGTGAGGCGATCGTACAATCCGTTCAAACTCGCTAAAATTCCTTCACACAACCAACCGCCAAAGCTGACAAACTCCGCCGCATTGCCCCCAAACCATGTCTGCGTCGATCGCGCTGCTGCCTTCAACCAACCGGGATGTCCGCGATACACTTCAACCAGTTCGCTCCAAGCTTCCGGCGCGGTTAAGTTTTGTTCTTGCAGGAGGGCGAGGGCATCTTCTAAGTTTAAGCCGTTTAGAGTCCGCGATCGCGTCCGTTTGTATTTTTCCTCCCAACTAACCCAATCGAGAGGCTGTTCCCGACTGGTAACAAGGATACAGCTTGGATGTCGCCCCCGCGCCGCGCGATCGAGCAAACTTGCAAAGTCCGCCATTTCCGCCCGCCAAGTTCCCGCCCAACTCCCTCCTAAAAAAGCTGCCTCCAATCCGTCGAGAATGAGGAGGCAGCGTTCGGTTTGCAGGCGATTGAATAGGCGATCTTGTGGGGGTTTGGGGCGGATAGGAGGTGGCGAACCCCGACTCAAAAGTTCGGCAATTTCGGCTGCGAGGGTATGGGGATCGGTATCGGACGTTATGGTGCGCCAAATGACAGCAGAGAATTGGTTGGCAACGCGATCGACGAATTGGGCTGCTAAACTGCTTTTTCCCACCATCGGCAACCCCCACAATCCGATTAACCGACATTCCTCTTCAACCGTCCAGCGGGTGAGGGTTTCGAGAACATCCTCGCGTCCGATAAAGCCCTCTGTATCCGGCATTGTATCGAAACTGCCGCGATCGCGCCAATCTTCTGAATCCGTGCTTTTAAAAGGGGCTTCTTGAGCCTCAGCGCAAAGATGATTATACGAGTGATTAATCGCGACAATAATGCGGGAATTTGCCACATTCGAGTAAGTGGACTCGCCAGCAATATTCGTTATACGTTCCATTGCTGCCCGAAAACTCTTCTTCTCTATCGTTTCGCCCGTCACATCAGATAAAAGCCGCCAAACCGAAGCACCCACCTCTCTCACATAACCTTCCGTCCGCCTCACCTCTTCCGCAATCTCTGCGTAATGCTGACCGTGCCACGAACCCCGCAGAATCGAGCGTTGTAGTTCATCAAGGTGCTTGCCCGTCTTCGCATAGACCAACTCATCCGTCAGCTTGACGACTAAATCCACGCTCATAGTTACTCAACCGCACTAAAACCTACATTCATCATACATGACAAAGGGAAAAGTACATACCCCAGCCGATTGCCATCCAATATTTTGTAAGTGAGAATCGTCGAATAACTAGGATAGATAGTTGTACCGAGTCGCTGCACTAACGCAATCGTTTTCCTATGAATTCTATAACTCGATTAAACGCTAAAGTTATTGGCATTTGGGCTGGACTTGGAGCCATTTTAGGCGTGCTAATAGCGATTAGTGCATTATCATCCGGTTCCGTACAATTCGGTGATGCCTTGTCAATTTTTCTCCAAGGAAGTCTTGTCTTTCTTGTTAATGGCTTCTTCTACTATGCTCTTGATGGAGTCTTCAGATATAAGTTCAGGTTCGATCAAATCTTTTATCCGCTCTGGGTCTGGGCTATCTATCCGGTATTAGGGGCTTTAGTATTAGGTTTTAGTATAGCGATTGGGATGTTAGGTACTATCTTACAGGCAGCTTTTGGAGTTAAAATATCTACACCAAAATTACTTAAAACTCAACAAGCAAAAGAAAGAATAAATAAAGTTATTGAAAACAACGAGACTAATCTCTCAGTTTCCGAGGTTGATGAAATATGTGAAGCTTTATCAGGAGGAATGAGTTCTGTCTCAGACAAGACCTTACTAAAAAATATTCTCATGAAACTCGTTAGCTCGCCAGGAAAAAAAGTAAAAGATGTACTGTCTTCTGCGGAAATAGATTTTCTTTTAAATTTATTTCTTGACGAGACATAGTGTAATACTCGTATCGACTCACAAAAATATAGTCACTATACATCAATCAGTTTAGGAGCAGAACAATGCCAGATTTTCCCAAAAAAGGTCAAGAGTGGCCAATTATGCAATTGCCAAACAGCCAATTTCCTCAATCTATTCTTCATATGTTGAATTGGGTAGCAGAGCCACAACACCCTGGGCTGTATAGAGTGAAATACAGTATGGGAAACGGTAAACTAAAACAAATTCTTATTAAGCCCTATAGTCAAACTATTAACAATCCAGATATTCATAAAGGTATTGAAAATTATCCTCACGTTCAAATTAAATTTGACGATAATGGTCAACTCTCAAATTGTCACTACAGTAAATACACTCCTACTACTGGGTATGGCTCCGATGAATATGGTAAGTTAAAATCTAAATATGGAGTGCAAAAACAAGGAATTGGTGCTAACGAAATGAGAATTTTATTAATAGCAATTTTGTCAAACTCTATGTCTGATGAGTTATCAGAATTATTTCGTGTATTATCAAATTCTCTAGACCTAGACTAAGTGCGATAACTAAGCAGCATAAGGCAGGCGTAGGGTGCGTTAGGCGCGAACTCGATATTGTAGGAAAGCAATCGATTTCTCTGCGCGCCGTAACGCACCAATCTTATCCGGTGCGTTACGCTTCGCTAACACACCCTACTATTTAACTACACTCGCACAATATCAAAATCATCGTTTCATTTTTCTAACGCAACAATTAAGGCTTGACACGACACTACTGCTTTAATTGTTTTAAGTTGAAGAATTAAACCCTGCTAAAACTCGGTATTCTGGCGGAATCAAACCTCGTACAATATCTTCTTGAGGAATCCCTAAAGCAATTAACTCTTCTTCAATTTGACTTTCGGTTTGATTGCGTTGAATCCAAACTTTTTCATCTTGAATATCCAAATGAATTAAAGCAACATATACTCGCTCTTGTCCGCGCCAGCCCAAGCTAAGGATTAAATATCGATCGGTTTGAAGATCGAATATTTGTTGCGTTTCAATTTCTTCGCGATCGCCAGAATACCCCACAAATTGCTTGAGAAATTGCATAACAACCTGACGATAGCGATCGCACTTCGTCGGGGGAACCTGTATTTGAACGTCGTTCGGATTTACAGCCATTTCCCCACCTCTCGATCAATCTTTCATCATCGCGAGTCAGATAACGGACAAGAATATTTATATCTATCCCTATCATTGCCAATCGCTAACCCACTCAGAGATAGAAACATCCATTTCTTCTAAAGTTACCTTTACGCGATCGGGACGATATAAAATACCCGATAATGTTTCTACAGAAACGTCGAGAGGAATAATCCTGACTTGACCTTCTTCATCGATAATGAAATCGATTTTACTCCCGCCGTCAAGATTGAGATAGTCTCGAATGGCTTGGGGTAGAGTAATTTGTCCGGTGTCGGCAACAGTTACACTAAACATTTTATTATTTCAAGCAATTATGATAGGCGCAATGCCAATTCTCATTGATTTTGCACGATTCCCCAAGAGGGCATAACAGTGTTATGCCCCTACAGTAAAAAAATTAGCGCATCGCGATTGGGAATTGGTGTAAGGTCGGAAATTTAGCAACCTTACCCTTTGATTCTAACTCTGAGTTCAACGCGCGCTACTGCGGTCTAACATCGACGCAAATATAATTTTATGAGGTGCAGTCGGTAGCAAGCGTCGCAGCACGCTTAAATACTTCTCAGCATCATTTCGACGGGTGAAACGAGCAACGACGATATTCTGCATCTTCGGTAACTGCCGTACAATACACCAGGGCTGGAGTTTTTCGCGGTAGGTCAGTTCTGTTGGTATCATAAGGTTATC is a window from the Oscillatoria sp. FACHB-1406 genome containing:
- a CDS encoding XisI protein produces the protein MAVNPNDVQIQVPPTKCDRYRQVVMQFLKQFVGYSGDREEIETQQIFDLQTDRYLILSLGWRGQERVYVALIHLDIQDEKVWIQRNQTESQIEEELIALGIPQEDIVRGLIPPEYRVLAGFNSST
- a CDS encoding AbrB/MazE/SpoVT family DNA-binding domain-containing protein — encoded protein: MFSVTVADTGQITLPQAIRDYLNLDGGSKIDFIIDEEGQVRIIPLDVSVETLSGILYRPDRVKVTLEEMDVSISEWVSDWQ
- the ilvB gene encoding biosynthetic-type acetolactate synthase large subunit, translated to MVSSIVQPNLSSSIAPTRRTGAFALMDSLKRHGVEHIFGYPGGAILPIYDELYRSEARGDVQHFLVRHEQGAAHAADGYARATGKVGVCFGTSGPGATNLVTGIATAHLDSIPMVVITGQVPRPAIGTDAFQETDIFGITLPIVKNSYVVRNAEDMARIVAEAFHIASTGRPGPVLIDIPKDVGLEEFDYIPVEPGVVNLPGYRPTVKGNPRQINAALHLLRQAEQPLLYVGGGAIAAGAYAEVQRLAEYFQIPVTTTLMGLGIFDENHPLSVGMLGMHGTAYANFAVSECDLLVAVGARFDDRVTGRLDKFASKAKVIHIDIDPAEVGKNRAPEVPIVGDVRCVLQQLLQRLQESGLKPVEGQTRPWLNKINRWRNDYPLVVPHYPDTLSPQEVIVELGKQAPKAYYTTDVGQHQMWAAQFINYGPRRWISSAGLGTMGYGLPAAMGAKVALPEEEVICISGDASFQMNLQELGTLSQYGINVKTVIINNGWLGMVRQWQQAFHGERYSASETNKGMPDFIKLAEAYGIKGMVVSDRAELQAAIATMLAHNGPVLLDARVNRDENCYPMVAPGKSNAEMVGLPKPSPVEQATSVIRCDSCGAKNSMTNKFCPECGAELSHPSTSGAF
- a CDS encoding NB-ARC domain-containing protein, coding for MSVDLVVKLTDELVYAKTGKHLDELQRSILRGSWHGQHYAEIAEEVRRTEGYVREVGASVWRLLSDVTGETIEKKSFRAAMERITNIAGESTYSNVANSRIIVAINHSYNHLCAEAQEAPFKSTDSEDWRDRGSFDTMPDTEGFIGREDVLETLTRWTVEEECRLIGLWGLPMVGKSSLAAQFVDRVANQFSAVIWRTITSDTDPHTLAAEIAELLSRGSPPPIRPKPPQDRLFNRLQTERCLLILDGLEAAFLGGSWAGTWRAEMADFASLLDRAARGRHPSCILVTSREQPLDWVSWEEKYKRTRSRTLNGLNLEDALALLQEQNLTAPEAWSELVEVYRGHPGWLKAAARSTQTWFGGNAAEFVSFGGWLCEGILASLNGLYDRLTDSEKHTLSFLSQQSTPVAIASLRQVLNLSAMESLTIIESLRRRSLLEMSRLGSTTTINLAPGLRTWVKDGFLQR
- a CDS encoding 2-hydroxyacid dehydrogenase, which translates into the protein MKVAVFSTKNYDREFLQTANQQSDNKHEFVFFEPRLTLETAPLAAEFPAICAFINDRLSAEVLEHLASGGTKLIALRSAGYDRVDLAAAARLGMTVLHVPAYSPRAVAEHAIALILMLNRKLYRAYNRVRDDNFSLEGLLGFDLHGSTVGIVGTGKIGLCFAEIAKGFGCHLLAYDLHQHPACLELGVKYVELPELLAASDVISLHCPLIPATHHLINSESLQHLKPGAMLINTSRGGLIDTSAVIQALKSGKLGYLGIDVYEQEEELFFEDLSNTVIQDDTFQLLQSFPNVVITAHQAFFTRNALANIAQTTLSNINDFAEGKPCANQVKES